In the genome of Streptomyces violaceoruber, the window CCGAGCGAGTTGGCTATTCCAACGTGGCGAACATAGCCGGGTTTTACGGCGTTGGCAACCCAACTTCCGTGTTCACGAGCGGAGTTCGAGACTCCCCTCTCACGGCAAGGGGCAGATGGTGTCATCGGTGGTGAAACGGATCAATCGGACAGGGGTGCGAAGTCATCGAGCCCTCCCTGACCGGTTAACTGTTGGTTGACGTGATCGCGATCGTCAAATTAGCCTCCTCCCTACGACCCGAGGAAGAGCAGGTGGCGCGTGGAAACAGGTGAGGAGTTCGGGCCGTGGCTGGCCCGGCAGCTCAAGCTGGCGGGGAAGACACAGGCCGAACTGGCCAAGGAACTCGGGTTGACCCGAGCCGCCGTCTCCGCCTGGATCGCCGGGCGGTCGACCCCTCGCCCGACCGTCATGACGGAGATCGCCAACTCGCTCGGTACGGACGTCGGCACGGTGCACACCCGCACCACCGACACCCAAGCCGGCCTCCCGCTCACCTGGTACCACCGTCCCGGTTATTCCGACGGTGGTCGTGACCTGGGTAACGCCGCCGCGTTCGCTTTCGACGCCGACGTGCAGGTCCTCGCGCGCGAGACGTGCCAGAACAGCCTCGACGAGCGCCTGACGGAGAACGGCCGCCCGGTCCGAGTCCGCTACACCCTGCACGAGCTGACCGGGGAACACCTGGACGCATTCCGCGAGGCGATCCTTTGGAACGACCTCTTTCCTCACTACTCCGCCGTTTCGGAGGTCGCCGGAAACCAGAAGGTCGGACGGGTCGTCGATGCCGGTGTGCGCGACATGTACGAGAGGGACCGTCTGGTCCTGCTCCGGGTCGACGACTACAACGCCTCCGGGCTCACCGGCGACGACTACGCGGACGGCAAGTTCGCCGCAGTCGTCCGGCGTCAACTCGAGAGCCTGAAATCCGGTCCCGCCGCAGGTGGTTCGTACGGCCTGGGCAAGGCCACGCTGTGGGCCACCAGCGCTCTCGGCCTCGTACTCATCAACTCCACCCTGTCCGTGCCGCACGAGGGGCGTACCGAACGACGGGTGATCGGCCGTCTCGAACTGCCCTGGCGGGAGGTCAACGGGCTTCCCTGGGCGGGACCCGCCTGGTTCGGGCGCCCCGACCCCGACTCGAAGGGTGCCGACGTCGCACGTTCCTGGTGGGCGGACGAGGAGACCGTGGCTCGCCTCCATTTGAGCCGAGAGAACGACGAACCCGGTACCTCCTTCCTCATCGTGGGCGCGCACGACGTGGCCAGCCTCGAAGGGGAGTCCTCGGACCAGGACGGCGGGCCACGCGACGAAGAGGGCCCGGAGGACACGCGCGGCATCGAGAGGATGCACCGCCGCCTCGTCGAGGCGCTGGGCCGTGACTTCTGGGCGGCCATGGTCGGTGGAGGCGGTCGACTCCCGTTGCTGGAGGCATCGGTTCGCGCTCTGCGCAATGGCAAGGAGGTCGTGGCCGCAACGAAGGTGGACCCATCCGTCGAGCAGCCCTCCCGAACCCGCGCCCTGCGGGCCCACTACGAGGGCACCACTGTGGACCGACTCACCGAGTCGGGTCAGGTGGTCTCCAGAAACGTTCCGCTGAAGCTGCCATTGGCCGGCGGTGCCAGAGGGACGACGCTCGGCACTCACCAAGCGGTCCTGCTGGTCACCGAGGCCGCGGGCGACCGGGACACCCCCGTCAACCAGGTGCACTCGCTGCGGGGCAACCGCATGACGGTCAGGAAGGCCACGGTCCCCAACCTGCCGCTCGGAACCAACCCCTTCCAGGCCGTCGTCCTGGTCGGCGAGGCCGCTGGTACATCGGCACCCTTCGCGAAGGATGCCGAGGAGTTCCTGCGTGCGGCGGAACCGCCCGAGCACGACCGCTGGGGGCAGACGGAGGAGCTGACCCTGCGCTGGTCCCCCTCCGCGTACCGGCGGATCCAGAACCTGACCACCGAGGTCAACAGTGCCGTCAGGGACCTCGTTGCCCGTCCGAAGCGCGGGAGAGGAGAAGGCGGGGAGGCGCTGCGCAAGGCGCTGACCGTCAAGAGCCGCCCCAAGGCCAAGGTGCCCTCCGGTCCGGTGGTGCCGGTGCTGGACGCTCTCGACGCGTCGATCGGCGACCAGGGGGAGTGGCTGATCACGGCCGAGGTGAAGATCCCGCGCGGTGACGAGATCGTCCCGATGGTGCCGGTCGCCCAGTTGGACGTCCGCTCCGGAGGGCGACCGCGCCTCGACTGGGCGGAACTCGTCGCCGTGGAGGGGTGCGAGGTGGAGGACGGGACCCTGCGCTTTCCGCCCGGGACGCGCCGCGCGAAGTTCCGTGGGGCCACCGATGCCTCCAGCCACCCGGTGAGGACCGCGCTCACCCGCCTCGTCGTCGAACTGCGTGCCGGCAAGGAGGCGTGACGCGTGAAGATCTACCCGTACAAGCGGCTCAGCCGTCCGATCACGCTCCGGGTGACGTCGGTCGCCCTCAAGCTGTCCGACGGCACCCGTGATCCGCTCGACACCAGCGCGTACTCGGTTCAGGAGCAGGCCGTCGCCCTCGGCGTCGCGGGTCACACGGACTGGGTGAGTGCCACGCTCGGCGTCTCGGCCACCCTCCCGCCCGGCGCCGACGCGTCGGACGCGGCCTGGTCGGATCTGTGTGTCCTCGCCGTGCTGACCGATGGGAAGACCAACGTACGCACCTCGACGGTCCTCACGCGGGACCCGGAGGGCAGCCGCGACTGGTCGGGCACCCTGGAGTTGATTCGCGACGACCATGTCGGACGAGCCAACCTCAGTGCGTACGCCGTCGGGACGGTCGACGGAGTGGGCGGAAGGTCGATCACCGAGACCGACCGGAGCTGGGTCGTCGACACAGTCTCCGACGAACCGGTCAGAGGGCTGCGACTGGACGTCCGGAAGGCGTCGTTCACCAAGAGCTCCAGGGAATGGCTGCGCGCCTACGCCGATGCTCCCTGGCTCGTGGACACCACGGCACGGGTTCCCACGGTCTACGTCAACACCGACATCGACGGCATCGTCGGACTGTTGGACAGCAATGGATCCGGCGTTGAGAGCAAGGTGCGGGACCTCCTCGTCGCTCAGATGGCCACGGACGTGTGGACGGCGGTCTTCCATGGGGCCATCGGCGACCTGGAGGTGGAACCGGGTGGTGGCCCGGTCTTCCCGGCGGACTGGCAGGGCGAGGTGCTGCGGGAGATGCTCCCGGACGTGGTCCCCGGCGTGCACGTCGAGGAGGCCCTGCGTCAGGTGCACCGCCGGCGCACCGGTGACTCGGGTTGGGGCGAGCTGCAGACACGCATCCATTACGCGGCGGTCCGGCGTGCCGAGGCCGCCAAGGCGGTGGGCTACATGATCCGCAGTCTGGAACGGACGAACAGGGAGAGCGAGACGTGATCACCCAGCCCCACCACGTACCGGAGCGTCTTGCGCTGCTTTCCGGCTCGGCCGCGGACCCCTTCCTCACCGAGGGCCTGCTCATGGGGGAACAGGTTCACAGTGGCATCGACCTGGCCAAGGTCGTCGAGCCTCTTCCCGAGGACGACGCCAGGTGGTCGGTCGAGCCGATCCGCAGCCTGGTGGACGACGTCATGTTCGCCTTCGAAAAGGAGCGCACCGGGGCCGACGCCTGGCTCGCGCCACGGCTCCACGCGACGCTGCGTCTGACACGGCAGGAAGCGGCGGACAAGCGGCTGTGGAACCACTTGGCGCTAGCTGTCGCCCCTGACTATGTCGTGTGGCGGCACTTCTCCGAGCGGACGGGGCGCGTCGCGGCGGAGCGCTTCCAGGGCCCCTCAGACCGGCAGTGCTTCTCGCGGCTGTGGTGGGCAGCCGAAATCTTCCGCAACGGGCTGGACTACGGGCCGGTCGAGGTCGCTTGTGGCAACCAGGACCTCATTCACACCGTCCTCCGGTTGGGCTTGCTCGACCACCGCCCCACGGCCCAGGCCGTCGTCCGTCTCCTGAAGGACGGAACGATCACCACTGGACGTGAGGTCAACGGCCTCAGCGTCGCCATCAACGCGGCCGGAGCGACCTTGATCTACGACGTCCTTGCGCCGGACGAGCCCCGGGACCCCGCCCGTCTGCGGGACTGGATCGAGGAAGCGCAGACAGCTCCACCGGTTTCGCGACACGTCCTTCCGGAGGGGCCCGACGAGGATCCGGTTCCGGAGGACTCCGTGGCAGCGCTCACCGACTACTTCACCGAGCTGTTCGAGACCGCCCCGGTCAGGGGCCGGAAGAGCGAGGACTGACCGGCGGAGCCGAGCTACTCGGGACGCGGGCAACGGGCGGTGCAGTCGTCCGCCGTTCCGCAGCCGTGGCTCCGCAGCTTGGCCCGCCGCTCCTCGGTGGCCGGCACCCACGGCTTCCGCATCGTCGCCGGAGTCGGCGCGGGAAGGCCGAGCGCGGCGCTCAGGAGGTGCGCCCCGAAGAGCGGCGGTACGGCGTTGCCCACCTGCTGGGCCTGGGCCTTGCCGGACCACGGGTAGTCCGGTGGGAAGCTCTGCAGCATCCCCGCCTCGTTCATGCTGAACCTCGGGCCCTCACACACGACGTGTTGGTGGTGGTCGCCGACGGGTTCGAAGACAACGAAGCGCGAGATGCGACCGGTGACCGTGGTGGCGGGCTGTCGGTCGGTCCGTACTCCGCGTCGTCCCGGGATGCCGGAACTGCCGTAGTTCGACCGGATCAAGAAGGGCGTCCTGCGCCCCGGGTGCGTGCCGACCGGCTCGGCGAGGGCGTCGCCCATCGACGTCCAGTGCTCCAGGCTGTCGTTCTCCGTAGGGCCCTCTCCCGGTTCGGGGACCTCCGGGTCGTAGAGGGTCGGCTGAATCGTCGGCGCCGCGGCGCCGAGATTCCTGCGATTCCATGCCCGTGCCTCGTAGGCGCGGTGGGTGGCGTCGGGAAGGAAAGGCTCACCGAGTCCCTCACGACGGGCGATGAGCACGGCACGGGACCGGGTCTGCGGCACGCCGTAGGTCTCGGTGCGCAGGACGTCGACGACGACCTTGTACTTCGTGCCGTCAGGGAGGCCGATCTCCTGCAGCACCTCGGCGTAACGGTTCCAGAGCGCCCGCACGGCGGGGACCTGCTCCAGGACGATGACGTCGTACGGCCGGTGTCCCCGGTTCGGGCTCCTGGTCGCCTGGATCGCGTACCGGAGGGGTTCGAGCACCAAGGCGGTGCGCGGGTCGCTGAGGTTCTCCAGATCCTTGTCGATCTCCTCGTCGGGCTCGCCCGCCATGAGTCGCGCGATGAACTCCTTGACCTCGTCCAGCGCCTCCCGTCCCGCGCCCTTGCCGGCCACCGAGTAAGTCTGGCAAGGAGGCCCGCCGGCGAGCACGTTGATCTCCGGCGGGAGGGATTCGAAAGACTCCCTGCGGACCGCGCCCACGTCCGCGTGGAGGGTGTCCAGGCCAGCCGCGTAGCGCGTCAGACAGGCGCTCTTGTCCCACTCGATCCCGAGACTCGGGATACCCAGCCGGTGACCAGCGACGTCCAACCCACCTGGCCCTGCGAAGAGGTCCAGGACAAAGGGCTTGTCGAGGATGGACTGGTGAGGTGACGTGCTGGTCATGTGGCGGAAGTCTAGCCGGCAGCGGGGGTCGCCGGCTCCGCGTGCAGAGCTTCGGCGACAGCCCGCCCCAGCGCCCGGCCGACGGGCGGCGGCGTCGCGTGTCCGATTTGGCGGTAGCGGGCGGTCTTCAGGCCCGTGACCTCCCACGACCCGGGGAACCCCTGGAGGAGTGCCGCCTGCTCCACTGTGATTTTCACCATGTGGTCCCTGCCGAGCTGTGGGTCCCACACGAAGTCGGGGCCGGGGACCTCGTTGCCAACCGTGTGGGCGTTGACGCCCATGGTCGCCCACTTCCGTTTGGCTCCGGTCGGCCCGAGGTCGGCGCCACCTCGGTTCTTCGAGCCTCCAACCAGCGTCGGAGCCGGCTGGTCGGCCTGTGCGGCCCACCGGGCGGCGTCCGGCCAACCGCGTGCTGCCATCGACTGCGTCAGGGCGGCGCCTACCGTCCACGGCTCCGACGCCGTACGTGCCGGTGGCTGAAAGCTCCCGGCCCAACGCCGTTCGACGGCCACGAGGAGACCCTGTTTGCGGTTCTGCGGCACCCCGAAGTCGACGGCGTTCACGACGAACCAACTGAATTCGTAGCCCAGGTGGGCCAGTTCGGCACGCGCGAAGTCACGGAAGCGTTGGTACCTGTCCGAGTGGGCGAGGTCGGGAACGTTCTCGATGATCACCGCTCGTGGCCTCACGGCGTGGGCCAGGAGGACCGTGGCCTCCAACAGGCGCTCCTCCGAACCCGATTCGGGCCGCCCGACAGTCGCACTCGACTTCACCCGCGGCAGGCCGGCCGAGAGGAGGTCCACGTCGTAGCTCTCGGGGTGCTCGGCCGGGTCGAAGTCGAGCAGGTCGGTACGGATTACGTTCCACTGTGGCCTGTTGGCCCGCAGCGTCGTGACGGCGTCATCGTCGTCGTCCAGGAGCAGACGAGGCTCGAACCCGGCTTGCTCCAGGCCGAGAGCGAGCCCGCCGGCCCCGGAGCACACGTCCACGAAGGTCAGTTCCCCCACGTCTTTCACCTTCCCGCCTGGTCCGCCAGGCGCCGGTCCAAGGCCGCCCGCACCTGGGCGGCCACCTCTTCCGGACTCTCGTGCTCCCAGAACCGGAGAACCGTCCACCCTTGGTCCTGCAAGTGCCCGGTCGTCTCGGTGTCGCGGGACATGTTCTTGTCGAGCTTGGCCCGCCACCACTCGGCGTTCGACTTCGGCTGCGTGGCGTGCTGCGGGCAGCCGTGCCAGAAGCAGCCGTCGAGGAAGATCGCGACCTTGGTCCTGGGGAAGACGATGTCGATCGTGCGGCGGGCCATGCCCGGTACCGGCACGTTCACGCGGTAGCGAAGGCCCGAGGCGTGGAGCAGCCGCCGCACCGCGATCTCCGGGGCCGTGTCGCGGGAACCCTGACGGCTCATGCGCGCGGACACGGAGGCGGAGGAGGGGACCGGCTGGGGCACGCTGCCATTGTGCCGGCCATCCTTGTACGAGGAGTACATCGATCATTGCTCGCAGTAGACAGGAGCACCAGGACGGTCAGAAGGACGACCGTCCTCTCTCCCCACCTCGTAGAGACGACAGAGCCAGCCGTCCGTACCGTGTGGTCAACGCTCCCGCAAGCGCGGCCACCGCCAGGGCGAGGGCGACGAGCAGGTGAGTCGGCGAGTGGTCGCCCAGAGGACCCGGAGGATGCCCAAGGCCGTGCGCAGCGGTGGGCCGAGGTCGGCAGTCTCTCGCCCTCTACCTGGTCAGCGTGCCGTCACGGGTTTCCTGTACGGAGACCTTCTTCGCCTGTCGGCCCAGGATGCCGGACACGACGTTGCGGATGCCGTCCGGGTCGTTCTTCTGCTCGGGGGCAGGGTTGGAATTCTCGATGGCGGTCTTCAAGTACGCGGGGTTCCACGACGAGATGGCGCCGCTGACGTCGATCCTCTCCACCCTGCTCTTGCCGACCTGTGCCTTTATCTCGGGCAGGATCTGGTCCGAGTACATGCCACCGGAGGCTTTGAACAGGCTGGCGTGACCGCCGACCTTTCCGCCGTCCCGGAGGTAGACGGTGATGGCCAGGCAGCTGGTGACCGAGGGATAGGTGATCGTGCCGCCCGGGCCGACGCTTTTGACTTCTCCCTCGGCGATGCTCTTCGCCTCCGCCGTGCCGCCCGAAGCGCCCCCGCCGGCGTCGTCGTTCTCGGCGCGCTGGACGGTCAGGTCCGCGCCGGGTGGCCTGCGGCCGGAGCCGGCCGCCACCGCGCGCGTTGTCGCGGCGTTGCCCGCCGCGCGCTGGAGGACGGTCACCGCCGACGGGCCCAGGGGACCGGCCGCTCCCCGCGGCAGGTCACCGGCAGGGCCGGCCGGGGCGGACGGCCGCGGTAGCCGGGTGGGTGTCCCTCCGGTCGATTCCCTGTCCATGCGCTCGTGCTGGTGCAAGGTGTCCCCCCTCGGACGGCTCGGGCATGAGTTCATTCACCATGCCGCCCCGCCGTTGTGGCGCAAGATGCGCGGGGGCAGACAAGAGGGCATTCCACCGTGCTCCTGGCGCAGGGCCGCAACCACGGTGATCCGTTGCAGGCCCTCGCCGACAGCGAAGTCGGGCATCACCGCGCGGCCTCGCGGGCGCCGACGACCGGGATGCGCGCGCTGCGTCCGGGCTGTCCCGGCGGCACGACGGTCCGGGTTGGTAATCTGCCGCAATGGACGAGGTGTTGGACGAGGGGCCGTTCTTCCACGGTACGAAGGCCGACCTGCGGGTCGGGGACCACCTCACCGCCGGTTTCCCTTCGAACTACCGGCCCGAGATCCTGATGAACCACATCTACTTCACCGCGTTGCGCGACGGCGCGGGGCTCGCCGCCGAGCTTGCCGCCGGAGACGGGGAGCCGCGGGTGTACGCCGTCGAACCGACCGGGGAGTTCGAGAACGACCCGAACGTGACCGACAAGAAGTTCCCCGGCAATCCCACCCGCTCCTATCGGAGCACCGAGCCGCTCCGGGTCGTCGGCGAAGTCGTCGACTGGACGCGGCAGACGCCCGAAGCCCTCCAGGCGTGGCGGGAGCGGCTGGATGCGATGCGTCTGGAGGGGCGCGCCGAGATCATCAACTGACCCGGCCACCCCGGCGTTCACAGGCGCAGAGTCCCCGGGTCCCCGGGCCGCCGGGCCGTCGGGCCGTCGGGCCGTCGGGTCCCCAGGCCCCCGAGCCCTCGGGCCGTCGGGTCCCCGGGTCCCCGAGCTCTCGGGTCCCCAGGCCCCCACAGCTTCAGGGCTTGTTCTGCCTGGTATCTTGCTTTGCATGGAACCCGGTGATCCGACCAAGCAGGCCCGCGCAGCCGCCCAGCTGCGCAAGGGCGTGCTGGAGTACTGCGTGCTCGCCCTGATGCGGGACCGTCCCCGTTACGGCGTGGAGCTCCTGCACGCGCTGGAGGAGTCCGGGGCCCTGGCCACCAGTCAGGGCACCGTCTACCCGCTGCTCTCCCGGCTCCGCCGCGAGGACCTGGTCACCACCACCTGGCAGGAGTCCGCCTCCGGCCCGCCCCGCCGCTACTACGCGCTCACCGCCACCGGCCGGGCCGCGCTGGACGAGTTCACCCACGTCTGGCCCGGCTTCCGCGACGCCGTCGACGCGTTCCTGGCCACCACCCCGCACCCCTCCGCCGGAGACCTCGCATGAAGACCCCCACGGCCCCCACGACCCCCGCCGACCCGGTGCGCGACTACCTCGCCGCCGTCGAGCGCGAGGCCTCCGCACTCCCCGCCGACCGGCGCCAGGAGCTCCTCGCCGACCTCGCCGAGCACATCGACGTGACGCGCGCCGAACGCCCGGACGTCGCGACGGGCGAGATCCTGGCCGGGCTGGGGGACCCCCGTACGATCGCGGCGACGGCGCTGGCCGAGGCGGGCAGTGGTGGTGCCGGGGCAGCGGTAGCCGGTGGCGCGGGCGTGTCCGTGCGGCGGGGCAGGGTGCATCCGCTGGTGCCGTTGCTGATGCTGTCCGTGCCGTACCTCTTCACGACTCTCCTCCCCGACGTTCCCGGTCTGGCGCTGTGCAGCGGCCTGATCCGCATCGCCGGTGGAGTGCTGCTGTGCACCTCGGTGCACTGGACGCCGGTCCGGAAGATCGTCGGCGTGGTGCTGAGCGTCGTCGCGCCGGCCGTCGCCGGGATCGTCTGGCGGGAGACCACCGTCGCCCCGGCGGGCGACACCCCGGCCCTCGTGGCCAACCTGGTGGTGCTCGCCGTCGTGGCCGGCACGTCGGCGTGGCTCTGGCGCAGCCGTCGCGGTTGAACGCGGCCGTCGCGGCGGTGCGGGCCGTGCAGATGAGCGAGGCGTGAACACATCACCGGTACACGTTCACGCCTTGCGACGTGGGCGTTCCGGCAGGGGGCCGAGCGGACAGAAGATGCCTCAGCCCTGCTTTCCACCTGCCAAAAACCCCGTCAGACCGTCCAGCAGCATCCCGCTGCCCTGCTCCGCGCCGTCCCGCTCCTCCGCCGTGTCGCAGGTCTGGCGCAGGGTGATCACGGTGTTGCGGGGGCCCTCCTCCGCGAGTTCCACGGTCATCGTCGCCGGGTCCGGGCGGCCCGGGACGTCCATGCCGATGGTCAGGGCGCGGTGCTCGGCGACCTCGATGTAGGAGCCGGTCAGGGGGAACTCCGTGCCGTCCGGCGTGCGCATCGTGGCCTTCCAGGTGCCGCCGGGGCGGACGTCCATCTCCACGGAGCCGGGGACGGCGTAGGCCCACTGGGCGTACTGGTCGGGGGTGGTCCACGCCTGCCAGACCCGGGCCGCGGGGGCGTCCAGGGTGCGGGTGAGGGTGTAGGAGAAGCCGCTGCCCGCCGCGGTGGGCGTCTGGTCGGTGCTCATGTCGTCGTGTCTCCTCGGTGGCGGCGCCTCGCCCGCTGCCGGCGAGGCTCTCGCACCTGTAGACGACCGGCGGCGCCGGAACTCATCGGCCCCCGCGCCGCTTTCCTACCGGCCGTGACACTCCCCGTACGCCCGCCCCGACCCGCACCAGCAATCCGCCCCGCGCTGCGGCGGCCACGCCACCGCGAGTCCCCGGGCCGCCAGTGTCGTCGCGTACTGCGGGAGCAGGACCGGGTCGGCCGGGGACGCGCCCTCCGACGCCGCGAAGGCCTCGTAGGAGGGGACCGTGCCCGGGACCACGCCCAGGTTCGGGGTGCCGGAGGAGGCCAGTTCGCGCAGGGCCGCCTCTATCGACGCCAGGTGCTCCTCGTAGGACGGGTACTCGGAGGCGAGGGCCGGATACGCCTCGATCAGTTCCGTCAGCTCGGCGGCCGGCCAGTGCAGCATGGCCACCGGGAAGGGGCGGGACAAGGCCTCGCGGTAGGCGCCCAGCTCGGCGCGCAGGCGGAGGATCTCCGCCTCCAGGTCCGCCGGATTGTCCGAGCCCAGGGACCAGACGCGCTTCGGGTCGTGCAGCTCGTCCAGCGAGACCGGCATCGAGTGCAGGGTGTCGGCCAGGGTGTCCCACGCGTCGTGGGCCAGGCCCAGCATGCGGCGGACGCGGTGGCGGCCGTAGAGGAGAGGGTGGGTGGAGTACGGGGGCTCCGGTACGTCGGTGAGGAGCAGGCGGGCGCCCTCCGTGAACGTCTCGTGCGCCGCCTCCAGCTCGTCGTGGGACTCCAGGGCCTCGGCCGCGATCACCCAGGGGGCCGGGTCGCGCGGCGACGCCGCCCGCACGCCGTCGATGATCGCCCGGGCCTCCGCCTCGTGGTCGTACTCCCAGAGGTTCGACGCCTTCAGGGCGCGGACCAGGGACGGGTTGTCCAGCGGGACGGACGTCTCGGAGGACAGCAGGCGGTCGTAGAGCTTCGTCGCGGCGGGGCGGTCGCCGGACAGTTCCAGGTGGGCGGCGGCGCGCAGGAGCAGGGCCTCGGCGTCCTCGGGGTAGAGGCCGGCGGTGCGTTCCAGGCGGGCCGCCTCGGCGGCGTGGTCGACGTTTTCGGCGGGCGTGTCGGGGCGCATGGGGGACACCGTACTGCCGTGAGGTGACCAGGGTCAGCCACGCGGGGGGCCGGAGGACGGGGGGAACGGCCCCGCCGAGGCCCGCCGAGGCCCGCCGGGCCCTGCCGGGCGCCCCGCGGGGCGACGCCGGTGCCGACCTGGTGCCGGCCCGGTGCTCGCGCGGTGCTCGCGTCGTGGCCCGCGTCGCCGGTCAGTGCCGCTCCCGCAGCGTCGCCACCAGCACCCCTGCCGCCACCGCCAACCCCGCCGACACCCACAGCGCCACGTCCGTGCCCGCCCCCGGGCTGCCCGCCGACGTCGCGATCGCGATGGTCAGGGCGACCCCGGCGCACGAGCCGATGTAGCGGAACGTCTGCTGCGCGCCCGAGCCCATCGCCGCGCGGGCCGCCGGTACCGACTCCACCGCGAGCAGCGGCAGCGCGGCGTTCAGCAGGCCGCTGCCGACGCCCGCCACGACCAGGCCGGGCAGCAGCCGGGCCCAGGAGCCCGCGCCGACCGCGCCGAGCATGGTCAGGACGCCGACCGCGTGCAGGGCGAAACCGACGACCAGTTGGTGGCGGGGAGAGACGCGGTGGGCGATGCGGCGGACCTGGAGCGCCACCGCGAAGGCGAGACCGGCCCAGAGCAGCGAGAGCAGGGCCGTGTCCAGCGGGGACAGGCCGAGCGCCCGCTGGAGCACCGTCGGCAGGAAACTGAAGAGGCCGATCACCGACAGGCCGGTGAACAGTCCGCCCGCGGAGGACGCCAGGAAGAGCGGGCGGCGCAGCAGCGACAGGTCGATCATGGGGGTGGCCGCACGGCGCTCCAGTACGACGAACAGGGCGCCGAGAAGCACGGCCGCCGCCAGCAGCAGGCCCACCGGCGCCCGCAGCCACCCGTCCCGGCCCAGCGTCAGCGCCGCCACCAGCGCGACCAGCGCCGGTCCGAACGTCAGCGCCCCGGCGAAGTCCGGCCGGCCCTCCCGCGGCGAGCGCGACTCCGACAGGGCCCGCGCGCCGAGCCCCGCCACCACCAGCGCGGCGGCGCCGAGGACGCCGTGCGCGACCCGCCAGTCGGGGATCGCCCCGACGAGTACCGGGCCCACGGCTATCCCGCCGCTCACGAAGGCACCCCACACGCCGGTCGCGCGCAGCCGCCCGGCCGGAGTGGGGAAGGCGTGGACGAGCAGGCCGAGGCTGCTGGCCAGCAGGGCCGCGCTCGCCGCGCCCTGGGCGACGCGGGCCAGCGTGAACAGCCAGGTCGTGGACGCGAAGGCGCCCAGGACGGTGGTGACGCCGAGGGCCAGCGTGCCGGAGACGAAGAGCCGGCGGCGCCCGTAGTCGTCGGCCAGGCTGCCGGCCACCAGGAGCAGGGCGGCGAGGCCCAGCGGGGTGCCGTTCAGCAGCCAGGCCTGGGCGGACAGCGAGGTGTGCAGGTCGGCGGCCGTCTCGGGGAGCGTGACCATCGGCGCGGTGAACGCCATCAGGGCCACGGCGGTCGCGGCGCTGGTCAGCGCGAGGGTGCGGCCCGGGTGCGGGGGCGGCAAGGCCCGGTCCGGCGGGGGAGCGGCGGCGGCCGTGGTCGCCGGGGTCCCGGTGGGCGGGGCGGTCGGGGTCGTCGGGGAGTCCGTGCCGGTCTCGGTCATGGCTGCCGTCCGCTCTGGCTTGGTCCGTTGGTTCGGTCAATGAACTGAGTCGGGCGGCCCAACCTAGCACCGCTGGTTCGGTGAATGAACCGAGGAGCGGAAAGTGGCTACAGTGGACGGCATGGCACTGGGCAAGGACTACGCGACGCAGGAGTGCTCGATCGCCCGCGCACTGGAGGTCGTCGGCGAGCGGTGGACGCTGCTGGTGATCCGCGACGCGCTCTACGGCGTCCGGCGCTACAACGACTTCCTCGTCCACCTCGGCATCCCGCGCGCCGTCCTGGCCAACCGCCTCCAGGCGCTCACCGCCGAGGGA includes:
- a CDS encoding helix-turn-helix transcriptional regulator, which translates into the protein METGEEFGPWLARQLKLAGKTQAELAKELGLTRAAVSAWIAGRSTPRPTVMTEIANSLGTDVGTVHTRTTDTQAGLPLTWYHRPGYSDGGRDLGNAAAFAFDADVQVLARETCQNSLDERLTENGRPVRVRYTLHELTGEHLDAFREAILWNDLFPHYSAVSEVAGNQKVGRVVDAGVRDMYERDRLVLLRVDDYNASGLTGDDYADGKFAAVVRRQLESLKSGPAAGGSYGLGKATLWATSALGLVLINSTLSVPHEGRTERRVIGRLELPWREVNGLPWAGPAWFGRPDPDSKGADVARSWWADEETVARLHLSRENDEPGTSFLIVGAHDVASLEGESSDQDGGPRDEEGPEDTRGIERMHRRLVEALGRDFWAAMVGGGGRLPLLEASVRALRNGKEVVAATKVDPSVEQPSRTRALRAHYEGTTVDRLTESGQVVSRNVPLKLPLAGGARGTTLGTHQAVLLVTEAAGDRDTPVNQVHSLRGNRMTVRKATVPNLPLGTNPFQAVVLVGEAAGTSAPFAKDAEEFLRAAEPPEHDRWGQTEELTLRWSPSAYRRIQNLTTEVNSAVRDLVARPKRGRGEGGEALRKALTVKSRPKAKVPSGPVVPVLDALDASIGDQGEWLITAEVKIPRGDEIVPMVPVAQLDVRSGGRPRLDWAELVAVEGCEVEDGTLRFPPGTRRAKFRGATDASSHPVRTALTRLVVELRAGKEA
- a CDS encoding DUF6339 family protein — encoded protein: MITQPHHVPERLALLSGSAADPFLTEGLLMGEQVHSGIDLAKVVEPLPEDDARWSVEPIRSLVDDVMFAFEKERTGADAWLAPRLHATLRLTRQEAADKRLWNHLALAVAPDYVVWRHFSERTGRVAAERFQGPSDRQCFSRLWWAAEIFRNGLDYGPVEVACGNQDLIHTVLRLGLLDHRPTAQAVVRLLKDGTITTGREVNGLSVAINAAGATLIYDVLAPDEPRDPARLRDWIEEAQTAPPVSRHVLPEGPDEDPVPEDSVAALTDYFTELFETAPVRGRKSED
- a CDS encoding DNA cytosine methyltransferase, with amino-acid sequence MTSTSPHQSILDKPFVLDLFAGPGGLDVAGHRLGIPSLGIEWDKSACLTRYAAGLDTLHADVGAVRRESFESLPPEINVLAGGPPCQTYSVAGKGAGREALDEVKEFIARLMAGEPDEEIDKDLENLSDPRTALVLEPLRYAIQATRSPNRGHRPYDVIVLEQVPAVRALWNRYAEVLQEIGLPDGTKYKVVVDVLRTETYGVPQTRSRAVLIARREGLGEPFLPDATHRAYEARAWNRRNLGAAAPTIQPTLYDPEVPEPGEGPTENDSLEHWTSMGDALAEPVGTHPGRRTPFLIRSNYGSSGIPGRRGVRTDRQPATTVTGRISRFVVFEPVGDHHQHVVCEGPRFSMNEAGMLQSFPPDYPWSGKAQAQQVGNAVPPLFGAHLLSAALGLPAPTPATMRKPWVPATEERRAKLRSHGCGTADDCTARCPRPE
- a CDS encoding DNA cytosine methyltransferase, with the protein product MGELTFVDVCSGAGGLALGLEQAGFEPRLLLDDDDDAVTTLRANRPQWNVIRTDLLDFDPAEHPESYDVDLLSAGLPRVKSSATVGRPESGSEERLLEATVLLAHAVRPRAVIIENVPDLAHSDRYQRFRDFARAELAHLGYEFSWFVVNAVDFGVPQNRKQGLLVAVERRWAGSFQPPARTASEPWTVGAALTQSMAARGWPDAARWAAQADQPAPTLVGGSKNRGGADLGPTGAKRKWATMGVNAHTVGNEVPGPDFVWDPQLGRDHMVKITVEQAALLQGFPGSWEVTGLKTARYRQIGHATPPPVGRALGRAVAEALHAEPATPAAG
- a CDS encoding very short patch repair endonuclease; protein product: MPQPVPSSASVSARMSRQGSRDTAPEIAVRRLLHASGLRYRVNVPVPGMARRTIDIVFPRTKVAIFLDGCFWHGCPQHATQPKSNAEWWRAKLDKNMSRDTETTGHLQDQGWTVLRFWEHESPEEVAAQVRAALDRRLADQAGR
- the arr gene encoding NAD(+)--rifampin ADP-ribosyltransferase — protein: MDEVLDEGPFFHGTKADLRVGDHLTAGFPSNYRPEILMNHIYFTALRDGAGLAAELAAGDGEPRVYAVEPTGEFENDPNVTDKKFPGNPTRSYRSTEPLRVVGEVVDWTRQTPEALQAWRERLDAMRLEGRAEIIN
- a CDS encoding PadR family transcriptional regulator codes for the protein MEPGDPTKQARAAAQLRKGVLEYCVLALMRDRPRYGVELLHALEESGALATSQGTVYPLLSRLRREDLVTTTWQESASGPPRRYYALTATGRAALDEFTHVWPGFRDAVDAFLATTPHPSAGDLA